In one window of Acidobacteriota bacterium DNA:
- the glmM gene encoding phosphoglucosamine mutase has translation MERIFGTDGIRGVPGEFPLDEETVRKIGFALGEMLGRGERVVVIARDTRDSGEDLERALAMGLSSAGAKVALAGILPTPAVSYLVRRFGFSAGCAISASHNPHPDNGIKFFDGEGNKFADALEQELERLLSSLSAPGRGELIQFTPPAELSLSYLQYLLDTGVDLSGMRIALDCANGATYDIAPRVFSALGASASAYFVSPNGVNINEGCGSLLPEVLAERVKEEGADLGIAFDGDGDRAMFVDAYGRVFDGDDVLYISGRYLKKKGELARNTVVATVMSNLGLERALSASGIELLRTGVGDRKVAEKMRELSLSLGGEQSGHIIYSRYSATGDGIITALRVLEVMREEKASLSELTEGFSRFPQVLLNIPVKSKPPFSEIPAISEVIRREEEALSGRGRVLVRYSGTELLARVMVEGEDKDEIEAVARRISQVIERELSS, from the coding sequence GGGGGAGTTCCCCTTGGATGAGGAGACGGTGAGGAAGATCGGCTTTGCTTTAGGTGAGATGCTCGGGAGAGGGGAGCGGGTGGTGGTGATCGCCCGGGATACCAGGGATTCTGGCGAGGATCTGGAGAGGGCGCTTGCTATGGGGCTTTCTTCCGCCGGGGCAAAGGTTGCTTTGGCGGGTATCCTTCCCACTCCAGCGGTCTCCTATCTTGTAAGGCGGTTTGGTTTTTCCGCTGGCTGTGCCATCTCTGCTTCCCATAATCCCCATCCCGATAACGGGATAAAGTTCTTCGATGGCGAAGGAAATAAGTTCGCTGATGCGCTCGAGCAGGAGCTTGAGCGATTGCTTTCTTCGCTTTCTGCTCCTGGGAGGGGTGAGTTGATTCAGTTCACCCCGCCTGCGGAGCTTTCACTCAGCTATCTCCAGTACCTGCTTGATACCGGGGTCGATCTTTCCGGAATGAGGATCGCCCTCGACTGTGCCAATGGAGCTACCTACGACATCGCCCCCAGGGTCTTTTCCGCCCTTGGTGCTTCTGCCTCCGCCTACTTCGTATCGCCAAACGGGGTCAACATAAACGAAGGGTGTGGCTCCCTTCTTCCCGAGGTATTGGCGGAGAGGGTGAAGGAGGAGGGAGCTGATCTCGGCATCGCCTTCGATGGAGACGGTGATCGAGCGATGTTCGTTGACGCTTATGGCAGGGTTTTCGACGGCGATGATGTCCTTTATATTTCGGGGCGCTACCTCAAGAAGAAGGGGGAGCTTGCTCGGAATACGGTGGTGGCTACGGTGATGAGCAATCTTGGTTTGGAGCGGGCTCTTTCTGCCTCCGGGATAGAACTGCTGCGGACCGGAGTGGGCGATAGGAAGGTGGCGGAGAAGATGAGAGAGCTTTCCCTCTCCCTTGGTGGGGAGCAGTCGGGGCACATCATCTACTCCCGTTATTCCGCTACCGGGGATGGGATCATCACCGCTCTCAGGGTGCTCGAGGTGATGCGGGAGGAGAAAGCCTCCCTTTCCGAGCTCACCGAGGGTTTCTCCCGTTTCCCTCAGGTGTTGCTGAATATCCCGGTTAAGAGCAAACCGCCGTTCTCCGAAATCCCTGCCATATCCGAGGTGATAAGGAGGGAGGAGGAAGCCCTCTCAGGCAGAGGGCGGGTGCTCGTCCGCTATTCTGGCACTGAGCTACTCGCCCGGGTGATGGTCGAAGGGGAAGATAAGGATGAGATAGAGGCGGTCGCTCGGAGAATTTCCCAGGTGATAGAGCGAGAACTTTCCTCTTAG